The DNA region GACACAAAAAATAGCTCCGATGTGCAACAGGAAACACTGTGTGTAGTTCCGCTTAATAAAGTACATGTTGTGTAATTAACATAGGGGTTTAAAATTGTGTTATAATTTAAAATGGTACGCATATTAAGAAAGTATTCTttcgcttgtgtgtgtgtgtggttgttttttttttaaacacgtcTTCAGATTCGGTAGAAAAGACTGGAACCTTGAACGCTGAACTTTGTTTCTAGGGATTTGTAAAACACTGACGGACATCTGCAACCAAACGCTGGATTATTTCCCCCTTCAAACGTgcgagttttattttatttgatttgattagatttttatttatcctCCGCGTTCAAACTTacgaattattttatttattataactaTTTTACAATTTCCAGTCACGACTCAAGGTTTGTGTTTAGCCTCCaagcaaaaataatatacaGGAAAGAACAGAAGTTTCGAGAATatttggtgtgagtgtgtaaaaagctccaaaatgtagaaaaagtgGAAATAATTTGGACTTGCTGAGCTGTGCCGTTGCTGTAATGtataaagtaaatgtttaaaatggaaCCAGAGACTAAAAAGAGAAAAGGCATGGAGTATGATCCAGACTCTTGGCATGTCCTTCCTGTCTTGTCAGATGAAATGTCTGATGATGTTAAATTACTGGACGCTTACGCTGCCCCGATCACCGATAAACGCCAGACCTCGCGTCTGGTCAAAGACCTGTCTGTGGTCCACCCTTTAGCAGATCTCCATCATATTAAAAGAGTGAGAGCTTGCAAGGACAAGAGCAGTCCTCATCCGTTAGAAGTGATCGTGTGTCTTGTCAGCGATGTCTCCGTCCCCACCACCTTCGTGACGCAACATCAGCGTCCAGCGTCCCTGACTGATCTCCTGAGCTCAAAAGACTTTAACTTCGAAGGTTTGGGAGAACCTTTCCCGGTCCGAATCCCAGCCCGAGCTCCTTTAACCAGGCCGCAGTTCGAGCGAGCGAGCCGTCACTGGCCGACGTCCTTCCACGAGGACAAACGAGTCACGCTGGGTTTGAAGGGACAGCTCTTCACGTCCAGGCAGAAAGCCAAAATCCAGGAATACATGACGACTGCCGTGGAGGCTGCGAGATCCGGACGCGAGGAAGGAATGGACGCGGCGGGCGCCGTGATTGTCGACCCAAAATCAGGACAGATCATCGCTGTAGGTCACGACCTGACCCGAGATCATCCTCTTCACCATGCTGTGATGGTGTGTATCGATCTGGTGGCCTGGGCACAAGGAGGAGGTGTGTATACATACGAGAAACACCCAGCGTGCAGATACACCGCCTCGGACCCACAGCTCTACGCGGGTCACAGCGAAACCTCAGGGTCGGAGGGAAGCGTCCAGCCCTACATCTGCACCGGGTACGAGCTGTACGTCACCAGAGAGCCGTGTGTGATGTGCGCCATGGCTCTGGTCCACTCCAGGATCAGCAGAGTTTTCTACGGAGCGGCATCTCCAGACGGCGCTTTGGGCACCAAGTACAAAATTCACTGCCAGAAAGAGCTGAATCACCATTTCGACGTTTATAAAGGAGTCATGCGACAGGCCTGCGAGGAACTGACTCCGTTCAAGTGACTCGTTTCTTAATGCTGCTTTTAATGGATGGATTTTCCTTGCGAGcctttgtttttacttttatttggtTGTTAATTAAAGATATTTTCAGATGATTTTAGCAATGCTTACTTCTTTAccgtacatttatttatattatatatatatatacaaaaaatataaataggtttttatatttaacacaagatgcctaaataaataaataaataaataatctaattTATTTGTACTCAGGTAAATACTTTCTGCACCTCGCAtccttttttcaaaatatatattttgcaggTTAAATCTCTCCGATATtgaatcatttattattgtaaaaCTCATAAAACCTACTTTTTTGGTACTTCTGATGTTGACCTGTTCCTCCACGAGCTGAAGGCCTTGAAAACAGATGCATTTCTTGAAAAAAGGGAGGAAGAGAAACAGACCGATCGAAAGAAACAATTAAAGAAagtgagggaaagagagaaaagaaagtaaaacaggaaatagtggagaaaagaagagaaagagaatacCAGGAAagcaaaagggggaaaaaagtcagaaggaagagaaataattaaagaaagggagagaaagataaTAAAAGACAGGAattagtggggaaaaaaatgagagaaCGCAAATATCAGAACAGCAAACAAGAGTAACAGGCAGAAAGAGATGGAAAATACAGGTACATAATTAAAGAAAGGAAGGGAATACCAGAAAAGCACAAAGAACAACAGGAAAGCAGTCAGAAacacaggaaagagagagagagagagaaaggggaaatAATTGAAGAAAGTGAGGAAGTTGAAGAAAGATAGATGGAGAATATTAAAAAGGTGtaaggagaggaagagaataCCAGAAAAGCAAAACTAGACAGATGGGtagatgaaataaataaagaaatgaagggtggaggaagagagaacatggagaaggagaaaatgaacaaacagCGTGGGAgcgataaagaaagaaaaattttaaattgaaaaagacCAGCGAGTGAGtgcatatgagagagagaatctaTAGTGTGCACTCGTactgagtgtatatgagtgtgaagcagagctgctgattggtcagctatAAAATCCACTGTGACATCACAAGTTTTaatcatgtgttaatttttCAATCAAAATGGCTGtcgaattctgattggtcagaagttatTGATTAAtgttccataacagcagctccgaccATTTCTacatggggcggctgtggatcaggtggtagagtggatggtccactaatcgtagggttggcggttcgattcccggcccacgtgactccacgtgccgaggTGTtcctgggcaagacactgaaccccgagttgctcccgatggcaagttagcttCTTGTATGGCAGctttgctaccattggtgtgtgtgtgaatgggtgaaagacacagtgtaaagcgctttggaaccggtaaagttaaaaaagcgctatatacgtgcagaccatttaccatgaactctgtcatgttcctcaaaccgttcctgaacagtttttgcagtgtggcaggaagcgttatcctgctgaaagacgccactgccattagggaacaccgttaccatgaaggggtgtactcggtctgaaacaacgtttaggtaggtggtacgtatcaaagtaacatccacgtgGTCTCTGAGGTTTCCCAGCCGAACatcgcccagagcatcacactgcctccgccggctcgccttcttccatcgctccaacgtccagttctgatgctcactgtAAGAGAtttcggtggtgtacagggcgtcagcatgggcgctctgaACGGTCTGCAactacgcagcaagctgtgatgcttcATGTGTTCCGACTCCTATCTCTCATAACCATGATCCTATCGCCGGTTCTCCGTCTTTGCACCACTTTTGGTCGGTACTAACCCCTGAACACCCCACACGTCCTGGCATTTTAGAGATGCTCCGACCCAGACTTCTAGCCCTCACAACTTGCTAAAACAACTCAGGGCTGTGACAGTGACTCCCCTTCACCACACCACGCTGGCACTccgtgtttcattccttacatcCTTAATTAATGTAGAGATCAGTGTAACAATATCCTGTTCATAGAAAGccaaaaaacccctcaaatCTGAGTCACAcacagcgagacagagagatagagagacagagacagagagatagagagatagagacaaacacacagcgagagagagcacaaaTAAGCCTTTATTACACACAGGGTTTGTTTGAGCTCCAATAATACCATGAATAAACAGAGAtgctgaagaaaataaaacctgCTCTGCTCATTAAGAGATTTCACAGTTACGTCCTAATAAACGAGCACACTGACTGGAATGaatacatcaacatcaacataaACATCATCAGACTCGGATCAGTAAACACTAAAATCTTGTTAATCCATGGTtggtggggttgtttttttttttgtgtcttgcATAAACCTGATGGAGGACCTATCAAaatactctctctctaacaaacctctctttctttttcatgcaAACACTACTAGTACTGAAAAGACTACAGGGTCCGACTCTTATAAAgaatcagggttttttttttttgttaaaaaaaacaaaacaacgacaaaaaaaacctttagaAACGTCAAACAGAAGCCTCGAATTAGTGCGCACCTACAAACAAAACCGAAAGCAaggaacacaaaaacaaaacaaaagtaaatacCTCATCTCGACTGTGAAACCCGGGCCAGCCCAGATCCATGAGGGagccaaaagaaagaaaattaaatatttacttctTTAAGTTAATGCTTGAGGCGTCGTCACGTATGCCCCGGAATAACCCGAAGTGCATCTAGGCAAAGACAGACACTAAATTACACTCTGTACAAAAccgcaaagagagagagagagagagagagagagagagagagagagagagagagagagagagaatgttctCGGCGTCGTTCGCTCTGAACGATTAATACTTGTTGATTCCGAAGAGTCGCACTCCGTGGAGCTGTGGCAGTTTGGGGATGAGGACGCTCAGCAAGGACGCTGTGTTTATCACAAAATGAGCCATGTCATATTTCGTGTAGAAGCTCGTCAGGAAATAtctgagagaaaataaaaacacgattattattattattattatttttggtgcGAATTATTAGttcgtcttctgggaaacatctacgcatcttatgtagcttctgaagggcggcGCTATACGAAAAGATCTTTCGACAAGATAATAACGATTTGTTCCATAAAACGTCACGTACAAAATGATGGGCGAAATTGTGAAGAACTTCCTGGATGATGTGAACTGCACGCCGTAGTCCAGCTGTTCCCAGTGTGTGAGGAGTCGGGCTTTGCCCTGGTCTGGAGTCTCGAACGGCGTCCCTTTTACCGCATGCATGAACACGTACATTCCctgagagcgggagagagaaagagtgagagagagagtgagagagagtgtgagagaatgtgagagagagagagagagtgagagagagagtgtgagagagagagagtgtgagagagagagagtgtgagagagagtgtgagagagagagagagtgtgagagagagtgtgagagagagagagagtgtgagagagagtgtgagagagagagagagtgtgagagagagagtgagagagagagtgagagtgagagagagtgagagagtgtgagagagagtgtgagagagagagagagagtgtgagagagagagtgtgagagagagagtgagagtgagagagagagtgagagtgagagagagagtgagagagagagtgagagagtgtgagagagagagtgtgagagagagagagagagtgtgagagagagagagagtgtgagagagagagagagtgtgagagagagagagagtgagagagagtgagagagtgtgagagagagagagagagtgagagagagtgagagagagagtgagagagagagagagtgagagagagtgtgagagagagtgtgagagagagagagagagtgagagagagagtgtgagagagagagagagagagagtgagagagagagtgtgagagagagagagagtgagagagagagtgtgagagagagagtgagagagagagagagagagagagagagagagagagtgagagagagagagagagagtgtgagagagagagagagagagagagagtgagagagagagagagagagagagagagagagagagagagagagagagagagagagagagagagatcgtgaactcaatataaaaacacagaacaccCTGATAAAGCAGGACGACAGGAGCCGATCAGACCAGCGGACAGCCAGCGGCAGCGATTTCGCTGATGCAAGATGGCCGACGTCGCGGCCAGAAATAAACGTTTTAGGGCTGATTCACACCTGTTAGTTTGCTTGCTAGCTAAATCAGAATCATGGTGGAAATGATCATTTTTGGTTCGGTTTCATACGTATATACCaactacaaagtaaaaaacaaacaaaaaccattgTCTGAGGGGCGGGGCGGGCTGAAAACGTCCTCCATGAACgtaataaaatcacaaaaatcgcCTCagctcagaaaagaaaaaacacaccgAGCCGACACTAAACAAACGGCTTGATAATTGTATAAACAACTATTGTAACGACACATCGATATTCAGAAACGTTTGGGTCATAGAATAAGAAGGTTCTCGTGTCTGGTTAGACCGAAATAGAACTTTACGACACGCTGAGAAATCAACGCACAATCGTCACTCAACAACCGAGAAGGCAATTTTCACGGTAAAGCACGGTGGCGATAGCGTCGTATTGTGGAGATGCTTAAAATGGTCAATGGGTCTCGCTAGTTTTTCACTTCATGCAACTTGACTTGGCTCCGCCCCTTTTCATCGAACGGGAACTCAAAGGGGGCTACAAACTGCTTCTTTAACAATATCGGATTATTAAAGCAAGCTACAAATGACCGGAATCTCGAGTTCCTGAATCGCGCTGACGACTTGCGTCTCGGTCCCAGTAGGAATTTCAGGATGCACTGACTGTTTACAGAGAAAACTCTGCGTAATTAAAAGgaccataaataaaaaaaatcggaCACGGAGGACTTACCAAGTTGTGAATAACATTCGTGAGGGTCCACACGACCGGCACGCTGAAGAAAGGAATGCTTAAGAGCACGATGTGAAGCATTCCCACGCCGAGTGCGTACGTCAGCCAGATCCCCCGACTGTTCATAACCCGAGTGTTGGGGTTCCCCTCACTGTGGGCTACGCCAACGTTCATCCCGACCTCCTGAGGAACAACGAGCGCCGAGGTTGATTACAAAAGAAGGGCTCGCAAGACGTAATCACAAGAGTGTCGCTAATTTACACCACGCCCCCGTAgaatcctggattctgattggtcagatgttctGCTGTTGAATATTTTTTCTACAACGGTATCGTTCTAACaagttattgtttccatagttaCAGTTCCATGCCGTTTTGCTGGATAATCCAAACAATCTAAATACAaatagtatacacacacacagagatttgtATTTcttatatggaaggagtctccagtgttaagTTTTCAGGGGGAGTTTACGTTTCTTTGCGGTTTCACTTTAAGGAAAGGCTggatgactgtttatagctgctacatcGTGAGCGAGAACAGGAAGTTGTTTCGTGGACGTTACACGAcatataaactgaaataaaagtacaa from Ictalurus furcatus strain D&B chromosome 6, Billie_1.0, whole genome shotgun sequence includes:
- the adat3 gene encoding probable inactive tRNA-specific adenosine deaminase-like protein 3, with the protein product MFKMEPETKKRKGMEYDPDSWHVLPVLSDEMSDDVKLLDAYAAPITDKRQTSRLVKDLSVVHPLADLHHIKRVRACKDKSSPHPLEVIVCLVSDVSVPTTFVTQHQRPASLTDLLSSKDFNFEGLGEPFPVRIPARAPLTRPQFERASRHWPTSFHEDKRVTLGLKGQLFTSRQKAKIQEYMTTAVEAARSGREEGMDAAGAVIVDPKSGQIIAVGHDLTRDHPLHHAVMVCIDLVAWAQGGGVYTYEKHPACRYTASDPQLYAGHSETSGSEGSVQPYICTGYELYVTREPCVMCAMALVHSRISRVFYGAASPDGALGTKYKIHCQKELNHHFDVYKGVMRQACEELTPFK
- the ormdl1 gene encoding ORM1-like protein 1; translation: MNVGVAHSEGNPNTRVMNSRGIWLTYALGVGMLHIVLLSIPFFSVPVVWTLTNVIHNLGMYVFMHAVKGTPFETPDQGKARLLTHWEQLDYGVQFTSSRKFFTISPIILYFLTSFYTKYDMAHFVINTASLLSVLIPKLPQLHGVRLFGINKY